One region of Centropristis striata isolate RG_2023a ecotype Rhode Island chromosome 3, C.striata_1.0, whole genome shotgun sequence genomic DNA includes:
- the LOC131969169 gene encoding V-set domain-containing T-cell activation inhibitor 1-like, which produces METDSLLDPQEAKRGTAASALTSVFSFRGAGVVRVAVQEGGDVVLPCSRGNKENVDKTVFDWKKDGLEVFFYEAGKHYNNGREGQSEQFKGRVSHFQDELKHGNASIRVQKTKMADSGNYTCTFPKKQTSHITLFVDPDPERSVLTS; this is translated from the exons ATGGAGACTGACTCACTTTTAGATCCTCAAGAGGCCAAAAGAGGAACTGCAGCTTCTGCTCTGACTTCAGTTTTCAGCTTCAGAG GAGCAGGTGTGGTCAGAGTGGCGGTGCAAGAAGGAGGTGATGTTGTTTTACCGTGTTCCCGCGGCAACAAGGAGAACGTTGATAAAACGGTGTTTGACTGGAAGAAAGACGGTCTGGAGGTTTTCTTCTATGAGGCAGGAAAACATTACAACAACGGGCGAGAAGGTCAGAGCGAGCAGTTCAAAGGACGCGTTTCTCATTTTCAGGATGAACTGAAGCACGGAAACGCCTCCATAAGAGTCCAGAAAACAAAGATGGCCGACAGCGGAAACTACACCTGCACTTTCCCAAAGAAACAAACGTCCCACATCACTCTGTTTGTCG ATCCTGATCCAGAGCGCTCTGTCTTAACCTCTTGA